GATAATGAGCATCACGACGATCCGCGCATGCGCAAGCTCCGTCCGGTCACTCGTAAGGAAGCCTATGCGGCCGATATCACCTACGGTACGAACAATGAGTTTGGCTTTGACTATTTGCGTGACAACATGGTTAACGACGTTGACTTATTACGTCAGCGCGAGCTGAACTTTGCCATTGTTGACGAGGTGGATTCAATTCTGATCGACGAAGCGCGGACGCCACTGATCATCTCGGCGCCAGCAGCGGAGAACCCGGACAATTACTACACCTTCGCTAAAGTTGCCAGTAAACTAGTGCCAGAGGACTATGTTTTGGATGAAAAGCGCCGCAGCGTGGCCTTGACTGATGAGGGCGTGGAAAAAGTCCAAAAACTGCTGGGTATAAAAAATTTGTACACGCCAGATCACGTGCGCAGCGTTTATCATATGGACCAGGCTCTGCGAGCACAAACATTGTTCAAGCGCGACAAAGACTATGTGGTGACCAATGATGGCGAAGTGATCATCGTCGATGAGCACACTGGTCGTTTGATGCAAGGACGCCGTTACAACGAAGGTTTACACCAGGCAATTGAGGCGAAAGAAGGTGTGCCAGTGCTGGAAGAAAGCATGACGCTGGCGACCATTTCGTTCCAGAACTATTTCCGTTTGTATAATAAACTTTCCGGTATGACCGGTACGGCATTTACAGAGGCGGAAGAGTTTCAACAAATTTATTCACTGGACGTTATCCAGATTCCACCGAACAAGCCAGTTATTCGCGACGATAAAGAAGACCTGATTTTCAAGACCGAAAAGGGCAAGCTGAAGGCAGTCGCCGAAGCTATTAAGGATTATCATAAGCAAGGCCGGCCGGTGCTGGTTGGTTCTGGTTCAATCGCTAAGAACGAGCAGATTGCTAAATATCTGGAAAAAGAAGGCATCAAGTTTGAGATTTTGAACGCTAAGAATAATGAGCGCGAGGCGGCTATCATCGAGAAGGCTGGTGAAAAGGGCGCCATTACGCTAGCGACAAACATTGCTGGACGTGGTACCGACATTAAATTGGGCAAGGGCGTCAAGGAATTGGGTGGCCTGGTGGTGATCGGCTCAGAGCGGCACGAATCACGACGCATCGACAATCAGCTGCGCGGTCGTGGTGGTCGTCAGGGTGACCCAGGTGAAACGCAGTTCTATGTGTCGACCGAAGACGATTTGATGCGAATTTTCCAAGGCGAGCGCATCGCTGCATTGATGGACCGGCTGGGTGTCGACGAAGAAACGCCAATTCAAAACCGTGCCGTATCAAAGACGTTGGAGGCAGCCCAGAAGCGCGTTGAGGGCTACAACTTTGATACGCGCAAAAATGTTGTTCAGTACGACAACGTCATTAATCGTCACCGCCGCGTGGTCTACACGATGCGGCGAAAAATCCTTGAAGGCGACAATATTCAGCCGGAAATTGAGCGATTGTTGCGTGACAGAGTCAAAGAATTAGTGACGCTACCAACCAAAAACAACCCGAAGTTTATCGAGGAATTTACGTCGGCCTTTCCGGTCGATGAGGCGGCCGTGCGCAAGGTTGGCCGCGAGAAAAAAGACCGTCCACGCCTCCAAAAAGCCCTGAAACTAGCACACCAGGCCTACCGGGAAAAAGATGAAGAAATCGGTACTGAAGAGTTGCGCGGTGTGGAGCGCGAGGTGTATATGGCGGTGCTCGACACCCTGTGGATGCAGCACCTAGAGAATATGCAACA
The window above is part of the Candidatus Saccharibacteria bacterium oral taxon 488 genome. Proteins encoded here:
- the secA gene encoding preprotein translocase subunit SecA, with the protein product MTQQKALSKIFGDPQKKILKRLQKQVDVINGLSEKYEKLSDKELQAQTETLKKRLTKKNVTLDTILPDAFAVVREAAKRVIGERPYDVQLIGGMVLHEGNVAEMKTGEGKTLVATLPTYLNALEEKGVHVVTVNDYLAQRDAGWMGQVYDFLGLTTGVIINEASFVYDKEYDNEHHDDPRMRKLRPVTRKEAYAADITYGTNNEFGFDYLRDNMVNDVDLLRQRELNFAIVDEVDSILIDEARTPLIISAPAAENPDNYYTFAKVASKLVPEDYVLDEKRRSVALTDEGVEKVQKLLGIKNLYTPDHVRSVYHMDQALRAQTLFKRDKDYVVTNDGEVIIVDEHTGRLMQGRRYNEGLHQAIEAKEGVPVLEESMTLATISFQNYFRLYNKLSGMTGTAFTEAEEFQQIYSLDVIQIPPNKPVIRDDKEDLIFKTEKGKLKAVAEAIKDYHKQGRPVLVGSGSIAKNEQIAKYLEKEGIKFEILNAKNNEREAAIIEKAGEKGAITLATNIAGRGTDIKLGKGVKELGGLVVIGSERHESRRIDNQLRGRGGRQGDPGETQFYVSTEDDLMRIFQGERIAALMDRLGVDEETPIQNRAVSKTLEAAQKRVEGYNFDTRKNVVQYDNVINRHRRVVYTMRRKILEGDNIQPEIERLLRDRVKELVTLPTKNNPKFIEEFTSAFPVDEAAVRKVGREKKDRPRLQKALKLAHQAYREKDEEIGTEELRGVEREVYMAVLDTLWMQHLENMQHLREGIHWRSVGQRDPLVEYRAESQKLFTSLQENLRNEVLNTIFHIHRSDAVIRQSQDDEYDTELTRLAESAVERGVNEVGAGEENRDGDFSVKKGKSNAESNRAKNQARKKKKTQRQNRKKNRK